The genomic region AACAAAGATGGATATCCTCAATAACGGAAAAACTGTTCCGGTGCATGATGATTATTTGCCTAAACTATCTGGTTTCATGGGAGGCCTTTATGCAGGTTCTAATATTGATCTTGGTAATGGTCTTATTTTGGGTGTTGATACAGATATCATTTGGACTGATAAAAATGATACGAAGACAGTGCCAGCATATGAGATTGCTCCAAATCACGTAGATTATGTTAATAAGATGCTGAAAGACGCTGGTATTAGTATTGGCAATAATAAACTTGAAGCGGGTAAGTATACACGAACGCATAGTTTCACTTTTAAAGAAAAGTGGGCAGGTGCTACGCGAGTACGGATTGGTTTTGCTGCTGAGCGCATCATGCCTTATGTTGCTGGTGGTATTGCTTATACCCAACTTCAAGATATTGCGTCGATATCAATAACGGAGAAAGATACTGGTAAAGTAATCGCTTCTGGTAATTTATCTGATGAAACAAAGACATTTGTTGGTTACACCCTTGGTGCTGGTGTTGATTTCGCAATGACCAATAATGTCATAGTTCGTGCAGAATATCGTTATTCAGATTTTGGTAAAAAGAAATTCTCAAATGATAAGTATGAAACTTCTTACAAAACCAATGATTTCCGTGTTGGCGTTGCTTACAAATTTTAACTTATTGATAAGCTAAATCGCTAAGGAATTCCATTTTTGTTGGTACCTTAGTTATTTTATTGTGATTATATTATCACATTCCACATATTATTAACATATGTGGAATGGTGCTGTGCAATAATTTTGGTAAAAAGAAATTTATAACGACAAATGATAATTTCTGCAATAATATCAATTTATTACATGTATGTATAACGGACAATTTTCCTATAAAAAAAGCTATTATAGAGGTCTTGTTTCTAAACAGGACTTCTATTTTATATGACTGTGTTATTTTTACTACAGATTTTCTTCGCGTAAGTGTATAGCATTACCTCTATAAATGGATTAGGAGCAAAATTTATGAATATAAAATCTTTAATAACAACTTCTGTCATCGCTTTGATTTCAGCTTCTGCAGTGCAGGCTGCTGACGTTGTCATTCCTCATGAAGCTACACCAGTTATCACTGCCCCTGGCTTTTCTTGGACAGGTTTTTATATTGGTGGTCAGATTGGTGGTATTTCAAGTAAAATTGACCTAAAAGATAAAGATAAAGAAACTTCAGTTTTAAAAGACTTATCACCTAAACTTTCA from Bartonella birtlesii IBS 325 harbors:
- a CDS encoding outer membrane protein, translated to MNMKWLITASAFAFVSVSAAHAADVIVPPSPTPVAPVVVPSTFSWTGFYIGGQIGGFSSKTKMDILNNGKTVPVHDDYLPKLSGFMGGLYAGSNIDLGNGLILGVDTDIIWTDKNDTKTVPAYEIAPNHVDYVNKMLKDAGISIGNNKLEAGKYTRTHSFTFKEKWAGATRVRIGFAAERIMPYVAGGIAYTQLQDIASISITEKDTGKVIASGNLSDETKTFVGYTLGAGVDFAMTNNVIVRAEYRYSDFGKKKFSNDKYETSYKTNDFRVGVAYKF